One genomic window of Brevundimonas vesicularis includes the following:
- the gyrA gene encoding DNA gyrase subunit A, whose protein sequence is MTDDSYENAASPIVPGGGGSDISTITIEDELKRSYLDYAMSVIVSRALPDARDGLKPVHRRILYSMHDLNMTPERSYSKCARVVGDVLGRFHPHGDASVYMALVRMAQPFSMGLMLVDGQGNFGSVDGDMPASMRYTEARMAPAAVALMADIDKDTVDFQPNYDEKELEPVVLPSRIPNLLVNGAGGIAVGMATNIPPHNLGEVVDAALALLDDPNVTDDALLDIVPGPDFPTGGEIMGRTAPRNALRDGRGSVVVRGRASVEEIRKDREAIVVTELPYQVNKQTLIERIAEMVREKRLEGISDVRDESDRQGMRIVIELKRDASGDVILNQLWRYTAMQSSFGVNMLALNHGRPEQMGLRQLLQIFLDFREEVVVRRVKFELNKARDRGHVLVGLAVAVANIDEVIHIIRSSVDPTEARERLQAKAWPVGDMMALVELIADPRTVIVEGDKIRLTDEQARAILALTLSRLTGLGRDDIFGEAHGLADTIQGHLTILSDRKNVLAIIRDDLIDVKDRFAVPRRTLIGEGDGEMEDEDLIPREDMVVTVTHGGYVKRVALNAYRTQHRGGKGRSGMSMKDEDAITGVFSASTHTPVLFFATNGKAYKLKTWRLPLGNPQSRGKAFVNLLPIEPGDSIMNVLPLPEDETTWGDYDIMFATSSGDVRRNKLSDFATVNRAGKIAMKLEGSDRMVGVGLCTADDDVLLTTALGRAIRFKADDVRVFKGRDSTGVRGVRLQDGDEVISMAILGRVDATPEERAAYVKHANAMRKALAGADVEEDAAAPVEAEDEVADAALTVERIAELGAAEQFILTVTETGFGKRSSAYEYRRTGRGGQGLTAHGLGGRAGTRLAAAFPVEETDDLLLVTSGGQMIRTRIDQVRIVGRSSQGVTIFRTGKDEKVVSVERLPESGGDDVEIAGEEGEG, encoded by the coding sequence TTGACCGACGACAGCTACGAAAACGCCGCATCTCCCATCGTTCCGGGAGGCGGCGGCTCCGACATTTCCACGATCACGATCGAGGACGAACTGAAGCGTTCGTACCTCGACTACGCCATGAGCGTGATCGTCTCGCGCGCGCTGCCTGACGCCCGGGACGGGTTGAAGCCGGTTCACCGTCGCATCCTGTATTCGATGCACGACCTGAACATGACGCCGGAGCGCAGCTATTCGAAATGCGCCCGTGTCGTCGGTGACGTGCTGGGCCGGTTCCACCCCCACGGCGACGCCTCGGTCTATATGGCCTTGGTGCGGATGGCGCAGCCGTTCTCGATGGGCCTGATGCTGGTCGACGGCCAGGGCAACTTCGGTTCGGTCGACGGCGATATGCCCGCCTCGATGCGTTACACCGAAGCCCGGATGGCCCCGGCCGCCGTCGCCCTGATGGCCGACATCGACAAGGACACGGTCGATTTCCAGCCGAACTACGACGAGAAGGAGCTGGAGCCGGTCGTCCTGCCGAGCCGGATTCCGAACCTGCTGGTCAACGGCGCGGGCGGCATTGCCGTCGGCATGGCGACCAACATCCCGCCGCACAATCTGGGCGAGGTCGTGGATGCGGCCCTGGCCCTGCTGGATGATCCGAACGTCACCGATGACGCCCTGCTGGATATCGTGCCCGGTCCGGACTTCCCGACCGGCGGCGAGATCATGGGCCGTACCGCGCCGCGCAACGCCCTGCGCGACGGTCGCGGCTCGGTCGTCGTGCGTGGCCGGGCCTCGGTGGAGGAGATCCGCAAGGACCGCGAGGCCATCGTCGTCACCGAACTGCCCTATCAGGTCAACAAACAGACCTTGATCGAGCGCATCGCCGAAATGGTGCGCGAGAAGCGGCTGGAAGGCATTTCCGACGTTCGCGACGAATCCGACCGCCAGGGCATGCGGATCGTGATCGAGCTGAAGCGCGACGCGTCCGGCGACGTCATCCTGAACCAGCTGTGGCGCTATACCGCCATGCAGAGCTCGTTCGGCGTCAACATGCTGGCGCTGAACCACGGCCGGCCCGAGCAGATGGGTTTGCGCCAGCTGCTGCAGATCTTCCTCGACTTCCGCGAGGAGGTCGTGGTTCGCCGCGTCAAGTTCGAGCTGAACAAGGCCCGTGATCGCGGCCACGTCCTGGTCGGTCTGGCCGTCGCCGTCGCCAATATCGACGAGGTGATCCATATCATCCGCTCCTCGGTCGATCCGACCGAGGCGCGCGAGCGACTGCAGGCCAAGGCCTGGCCCGTCGGCGACATGATGGCCCTGGTCGAGTTGATCGCCGATCCGCGCACCGTCATCGTCGAGGGCGACAAGATCCGTCTGACCGACGAACAGGCCCGCGCCATCCTGGCCCTGACCCTGTCGCGTCTGACCGGTCTAGGCCGCGACGACATCTTCGGCGAGGCGCACGGCCTGGCCGACACCATCCAGGGCCACTTGACCATCCTGTCGGACCGCAAGAACGTCCTGGCCATCATCCGCGACGACCTGATCGACGTTAAGGATCGGTTCGCCGTTCCGCGCCGCACCCTCATCGGGGAAGGCGACGGGGAGATGGAGGATGAGGACCTGATCCCGCGCGAGGACATGGTCGTCACCGTTACCCACGGCGGCTACGTCAAGCGCGTGGCCTTGAACGCCTATCGGACCCAGCATCGCGGCGGCAAGGGCCGCAGCGGCATGTCGATGAAGGACGAGGACGCCATCACCGGCGTGTTCAGCGCCTCGACGCACACGCCGGTCCTGTTCTTCGCCACCAACGGCAAGGCCTACAAGCTGAAGACCTGGCGCCTGCCGCTGGGCAATCCGCAATCGCGGGGCAAGGCCTTCGTCAACCTGCTGCCCATCGAGCCGGGCGACAGCATCATGAACGTCCTGCCTCTGCCCGAGGACGAGACGACCTGGGGCGACTACGACATCATGTTCGCCACCTCGAGCGGCGATGTGAGGCGCAATAAGCTATCGGACTTCGCCACCGTGAACCGCGCCGGCAAGATCGCCATGAAGCTGGAAGGCTCTGACCGTATGGTCGGCGTCGGCCTGTGCACGGCCGACGACGATGTGCTGCTGACCACGGCGCTGGGCCGCGCGATCCGGTTCAAGGCCGACGACGTTCGCGTGTTCAAGGGCCGGGATTCGACCGGCGTCCGGGGCGTGCGCCTGCAGGACGGCGACGAGGTCATCTCCATGGCCATCCTGGGCCGTGTGGACGCGACTCCGGAAGAACGCGCCGCCTACGTCAAACACGCCAACGCGATGCGCAAGGCCCTGGCCGGTGCGGATGTGGAAGAGGATGCCGCGGCTCCGGTCGAGGCTGAAGACGAGGTCGCGGATGCGGCTCTGACGGTCGAGCGGATCGCCGAACTAGGCGCCGCCGAACAGTTCATCCTGACGGTCACCGAGACCGGCTTCGGCAAGCGATCCTCGGCCTACGAGTATCGTCGTACGGGGCGCGGCGGCCAAGGTTTGACGGCCCACGGCTTGGGCGGTCGCGCCGGCACGCGTCTGGCGGCGGCCTTCCCGGTCGAGGAGACGGACGACCTTCTGCTGGTCACCTCGGGCGGTCAGATGATCCGCACTCGCATCGATCAGGTCCGCATCGTCGGCCGCTCCAGCCAGGGCGTCACCATCTTCCGCACCGGCAAGGACGAGAAGGTCGTCTCGGTTGAACGTCTGCCGGAAAGCGGCGGGGACGATGTGGAGATCGCGGGCGAAGAGGGCGAGGGCTGA
- a CDS encoding aminotransferase class IV has product MNATILIDGRPATADDLAHQALVNYGAYTSFRVEQGAVRGLDLHLARLEQAAVELFGESPGEAELRRLMAQAVEGRDACWLRVSLFSPEIGHRAPSFVGRPKVMTVVSPPPPPLAVSVRLKAMAYEREAPHLKHVATMGLTRARRAARAAGFDDALFTDANGRVSEGALWNIGFFKGDRIVWPQAPMLAGVTQALIQRGLAEARLASETRTVALSDIAAFDGAFLCNSATPVCPVTAIDDVTFASAPALLARIEAAWFAQPPQVIAARDDDEGVSRLGR; this is encoded by the coding sequence TTGAACGCGACAATCCTGATCGACGGTCGCCCCGCCACGGCCGATGACTTGGCCCACCAAGCCCTGGTCAACTACGGCGCCTACACATCGTTCCGCGTGGAGCAGGGCGCCGTGCGCGGCCTGGACCTGCATCTGGCGCGACTGGAGCAGGCGGCGGTCGAACTGTTCGGTGAAAGCCCGGGCGAGGCGGAGTTGCGTCGTCTGATGGCGCAGGCCGTCGAGGGCCGCGACGCCTGCTGGCTGCGGGTCAGTCTGTTCTCGCCGGAGATCGGTCATCGCGCCCCGTCGTTCGTCGGTCGGCCGAAGGTCATGACGGTGGTTTCGCCACCCCCGCCGCCGTTGGCCGTCTCGGTCCGGCTCAAGGCGATGGCCTATGAGCGGGAGGCGCCGCATCTGAAACACGTCGCGACCATGGGGCTGACCCGCGCGCGCCGCGCCGCCCGCGCCGCTGGTTTTGACGATGCGCTGTTCACCGACGCCAATGGGCGCGTGTCCGAGGGCGCTCTGTGGAACATCGGCTTTTTCAAGGGCGACCGCATCGTCTGGCCTCAGGCGCCGATGTTGGCGGGCGTGACCCAGGCGCTGATCCAGCGCGGTCTTGCCGAGGCGCGGTTGGCCTCGGAAACCCGGACAGTGGCCCTGTCAGACATCGCCGCGTTCGACGGCGCCTTCCTGTGCAACAGCGCCACGCCGGTTTGTCCGGTCACGGCCATCGACGACGTGACGTTCGCCAGCGCCCCGGCCTTGCTGGCCCGGATCGAGGCCGCCTGGTTCGCCCAGCCGCCGCAAGTCATCGCGGCCCGCGACGATGACGAAGGCGTCAGCCGGCTAGGCCGCTGA
- the coaD gene encoding pantetheine-phosphate adenylyltransferase, with protein sequence MRIGLYPGTFDPVTNGHTDIIKRALKLVDRLVIGVAQNDDKGPLFSTAERVEMLKAEMAHLGGDIVVQPFSTLLMHFAEELDASVIIRGLRAVADFEYEFQMTAMNQRLNQDIETVFLMADPRHQAIASRLVKEIARLDGAIDSFVSPAIAERVRAKVKNG encoded by the coding sequence ATGCGCATCGGACTTTATCCGGGCACCTTCGACCCGGTGACGAACGGGCATACCGACATCATCAAGCGTGCGCTGAAGCTGGTGGACCGGCTGGTCATCGGCGTGGCTCAGAACGACGACAAGGGGCCGCTGTTCTCGACCGCCGAACGGGTCGAGATGCTGAAGGCCGAGATGGCGCACCTCGGCGGCGACATCGTGGTCCAGCCGTTCTCGACCCTGCTGATGCACTTCGCCGAAGAGCTGGACGCCAGCGTCATCATCCGGGGTCTGCGCGCCGTCGCCGACTTCGAATACGAGTTCCAGATGACGGCCATGAACCAGCGCCTCAATCAGGACATCGAAACCGTATTCCTGATGGCCGATCCGCGCCATCAGGCCATCGCCTCGCGGCTCGTCAAGGAGATCGCCCGACTGGACGGCGCGATCGACAGTTTCGTCAGCCCCGCCATCGCCGAGCGCGTGCGGGCCAAGGTCAAGAACGGTTAG
- a CDS encoding peptidylprolyl isomerase yields the protein MRTAIIAATVAALLAAGAAQAPAVAQTAPAASDWRAIAPENLLVIDTSKGRMLVELIPVAAPNHAERIRTLANQGFYDGLKFHRVIPDFMAQTGDPKGTGEGGSELPDLKAEFSFRRGRDAGFVAVPSVGAGVRGLVGDLPVQTQPDAQMMVTADFKVDAHGLFCPGVLGMARSGSPDSANSQFFLMMGAREQLDGIYTAFGRVVSGLDVVGKLKKGSDAEDGKVTDPDTMTRVRMASALPEAERPTVRVLNAGSAAFAERIATARAARGAAFSVCDIQPVAEVTGG from the coding sequence ATGCGTACCGCCATCATCGCAGCGACCGTCGCCGCTCTTCTCGCGGCTGGCGCGGCCCAGGCGCCGGCTGTGGCGCAAACGGCGCCGGCGGCGTCCGACTGGCGCGCCATTGCGCCTGAAAACCTGCTCGTTATCGATACGTCGAAGGGCCGGATGCTGGTCGAACTGATCCCCGTCGCCGCGCCCAACCATGCGGAACGCATCCGCACCCTGGCCAACCAGGGCTTCTACGACGGTCTGAAGTTCCACCGCGTCATCCCTGATTTCATGGCGCAAACCGGCGATCCGAAGGGCACGGGCGAGGGCGGCAGCGAGCTGCCGGACCTGAAGGCCGAGTTCAGCTTCCGTCGTGGTCGCGACGCCGGCTTCGTCGCGGTGCCGAGCGTGGGCGCGGGCGTGCGCGGCCTGGTCGGCGATCTGCCGGTCCAGACCCAACCCGACGCCCAAATGATGGTCACCGCCGACTTCAAGGTCGACGCTCACGGCCTGTTCTGTCCCGGCGTGCTGGGCATGGCCCGCTCGGGTTCGCCCGACAGCGCCAACAGCCAGTTCTTCCTGATGATGGGCGCGCGCGAACAGCTGGACGGTATCTACACCGCCTTCGGGCGCGTGGTGTCCGGCCTGGACGTGGTCGGCAAGCTGAAGAAGGGGTCGGACGCCGAGGACGGTAAGGTGACCGATCCCGACACCATGACCCGCGTCCGCATGGCCTCGGCCCTGCCCGAAGCCGAACGTCCGACGGTGCGCGTCCTGAACGCCGGCAGCGCCGCCTTCGCCGAACGGATCGCCACGGCGCGTGCTGCGCGCGGCGCGGCCTTCAGCGTCTGCGACATTCAGCCGGTCGCCGAAGTGACGGGCGGCTGA
- a CDS encoding peptidylprolyl isomerase — MTIRTMAMAAAVLAATAGAALAQDATAVPAPPPPPGEWRTIAPENLLVIDTNKGRVLVELAPQIAPAHVERIKLLASRGFFDNLVWHRVIDWFMAQTGDPLGTGEGQSWYPDLKAEFTFRRGADMAFTPVAAPVGALVGFVDSVPVQTQPDALMSGTSDKKVHGWALYCPGVAGMARDEGNDTANSQFFLMRQAYPALDKRYTVWGRVVSGLDVVRSLKASDTPDGLVQGPDQMTRVRVASDLPAAERPTAAVLNTNSATFQTLAQQARQARGADFSVCDIELPVRVTPAA, encoded by the coding sequence ATGACGATACGAACGATGGCTATGGCGGCGGCCGTGCTGGCTGCGACGGCGGGCGCCGCCCTGGCGCAAGACGCGACTGCCGTTCCCGCGCCTCCGCCGCCGCCCGGCGAATGGCGCACGATCGCGCCTGAGAACCTGCTGGTCATCGACACCAACAAGGGGCGGGTGCTGGTCGAACTGGCGCCCCAGATCGCGCCCGCCCATGTCGAACGCATCAAGCTGCTGGCGTCGCGCGGATTCTTCGACAACCTGGTCTGGCACCGGGTGATCGACTGGTTCATGGCCCAGACCGGCGATCCGCTGGGCACGGGCGAGGGGCAGAGCTGGTATCCCGACCTGAAGGCCGAGTTCACCTTCCGCCGTGGCGCGGACATGGCCTTCACCCCGGTCGCGGCTCCGGTCGGCGCGCTGGTCGGCTTTGTCGATTCCGTCCCGGTCCAGACCCAGCCCGACGCCCTGATGTCCGGCACCAGCGACAAGAAGGTCCACGGTTGGGCCCTGTACTGCCCGGGCGTCGCGGGCATGGCGCGTGATGAGGGCAATGACACCGCCAACAGCCAGTTCTTCCTGATGCGTCAGGCCTATCCGGCCCTGGACAAGCGCTACACCGTCTGGGGTCGGGTCGTGTCCGGCCTGGACGTCGTGCGATCGCTGAAGGCCAGCGACACGCCGGATGGCTTGGTGCAGGGACCGGATCAGATGACCCGCGTTCGCGTGGCGTCGGATCTGCCCGCAGCCGAACGTCCGACGGCCGCCGTCCTGAACACCAACTCCGCCACCTTCCAGACCCTGGCGCAGCAGGCGCGTCAGGCGCGTGGCGCGGATTTCTCGGTCTGCGACATCGAACTGCCGGTGCGCGTCACGCCCGCCGCCTGA
- a CDS encoding Ppx/GppA phosphatase family protein — protein MPETHGAPRRRDERSQPSRSRDASGRDAPVYGALDLGTNNCRLLIARPSREGFRVVDSFSRIVRLGEGLSRTGLLDPRAMDRAYDALALCAERIVRKGVDSARLSAVATQACRAAENGADFIDRVRKGTGLRLRIIDPAEEARLAVEGCLNLIDPKAEAVLVIDVGGGSTEMSWLKRSGTDWTTTAWMSAPVGVVTLAERHPEPPNSGEAWYEAMVADMGAAIAAGGIVDEPMLDLFRQNRAHLVGTSGAITSLAGIHLNLPRYNRDRVDGLWMTRGECEAAADRLKALGPDGRAREACIGPDRADLVLAGAAILEAVQRAWPSERVRVADRGLREGLLLQRMREDKKPPRGRRRRRGRGRPAPAA, from the coding sequence ATGCCGGAGACCCACGGCGCGCCTCGACGGCGCGACGAGCGGTCCCAGCCTTCCCGTTCGCGGGATGCGTCGGGTCGAGATGCGCCGGTGTATGGCGCGCTCGATCTGGGGACCAACAATTGCCGGCTGCTGATTGCGCGGCCGTCACGCGAAGGCTTTCGCGTGGTCGACAGCTTCAGCCGCATCGTGCGGCTGGGCGAAGGGCTGTCGCGGACGGGCCTTCTGGACCCGCGCGCCATGGACCGGGCCTATGACGCCCTGGCCCTGTGCGCCGAGCGGATCGTGCGCAAGGGCGTCGATTCGGCGCGATTGAGCGCCGTCGCCACCCAGGCCTGCCGCGCGGCCGAGAACGGCGCCGACTTCATAGACCGGGTGCGCAAGGGCACGGGCCTGCGCTTGCGGATCATCGATCCCGCCGAAGAGGCGCGGCTGGCGGTCGAGGGATGCCTGAACCTGATCGACCCCAAGGCCGAGGCGGTGCTGGTCATCGACGTCGGCGGCGGCTCGACCGAGATGTCGTGGCTGAAACGCAGCGGGACCGACTGGACGACCACCGCCTGGATGTCGGCGCCGGTGGGCGTCGTGACCCTGGCCGAGCGGCATCCCGAGCCGCCGAACTCCGGCGAGGCCTGGTACGAGGCCATGGTCGCCGACATGGGCGCGGCCATTGCAGCGGGCGGGATCGTCGACGAACCGATGCTGGACCTGTTCCGGCAGAACCGGGCGCATCTGGTCGGCACCTCGGGCGCGATCACCAGCCTGGCGGGCATTCACTTGAATCTGCCGCGCTACAATCGCGACCGAGTCGATGGCTTGTGGATGACGCGCGGCGAGTGCGAGGCGGCGGCGGATCGCCTGAAGGCCTTGGGCCCGGACGGACGAGCGCGCGAGGCCTGCATCGGTCCCGATCGTGCGGACCTCGTTTTGGCGGGCGCCGCCATCCTGGAGGCGGTGCAGCGTGCTTGGCCCTCGGAGCGGGTGCGGGTCGCGGATCGGGGCCTGCGCGAAGGCCTGCTGCTGCAACGGATGCGCGAAGACAAGAAGCCGCCGAGAGGACGGCGTCGGCGGCGCGGTCGGGGGCGGCCGGCCCCCGCCGCCTGA
- the hspQ gene encoding heat shock protein HspQ produces MTRIQTARFAIGQIVRHRDDAFRGVVMDVDHAYEGPAGESGLVRPDQPFYRVFALGEDGGFVAYAAEGALEDGDSVLLPDDAERWFTTDGMGHHAPLDERLH; encoded by the coding sequence ATGACCCGCATCCAGACCGCACGTTTCGCCATTGGCCAGATCGTCCGCCACCGCGACGACGCCTTTCGTGGCGTCGTGATGGATGTGGATCACGCCTATGAGGGACCGGCCGGTGAAAGCGGCCTGGTCAGGCCGGATCAGCCTTTCTACCGCGTCTTCGCCTTGGGAGAGGATGGCGGCTTTGTCGCCTATGCGGCCGAAGGCGCTTTGGAAGACGGCGATTCCGTGCTGCTGCCCGACGACGCCGAGCGGTGGTTCACCACCGACGGCATGGGCCACCACGCACCGCTGGACGAACGTCTGCACTGA
- the phhA gene encoding phenylalanine 4-monooxygenase, translated as MSDFEHVFEKPPEGAAADWTIPQNWAAYTEVEHQTWDTLYARQMKILPGRACDAFMRGLDALDLNAGGIPDFDVINPKLQALTGWTVVCVPGLVPDEVFFDHLANRRFVSGQFIRKPDQLDYLQEPDIFHDVFGHVPMLTDPDFAAYMEAYGKGGQRAAGLGMLPNLARLYWYTVEFGLMKEEDSLRIYGAGIVSSATESVFALDDPSPNRLGFDLERVMRTLYRIDDFQQVYFVIDSLEALKDETLKDFGPVYAALKGKDDLAIETVLPTDQVFTRGTQAYAQRGGRFAA; from the coding sequence ATGTCTGACTTCGAACACGTCTTCGAAAAGCCGCCCGAGGGCGCGGCCGCCGACTGGACCATTCCCCAGAACTGGGCCGCCTATACCGAGGTCGAGCACCAAACCTGGGACACGCTTTACGCCCGGCAGATGAAGATCCTGCCCGGTCGCGCCTGCGACGCCTTCATGCGGGGACTGGATGCGTTGGATCTGAACGCCGGCGGGATTCCCGACTTCGACGTGATCAATCCCAAGCTTCAGGCCCTGACCGGCTGGACGGTTGTCTGCGTCCCGGGCCTCGTGCCGGACGAGGTCTTCTTCGACCATCTGGCCAATCGCCGCTTCGTCTCGGGTCAGTTTATCCGCAAGCCCGACCAACTGGATTATCTCCAAGAGCCCGACATCTTCCACGACGTCTTCGGCCACGTGCCGATGCTGACCGACCCCGATTTCGCCGCCTATATGGAGGCCTATGGCAAGGGTGGGCAGCGGGCGGCCGGCCTGGGCATGCTGCCGAACCTGGCGCGCCTGTACTGGTATACGGTCGAGTTTGGTCTGATGAAGGAGGAGGACAGCCTTCGCATCTACGGCGCCGGCATCGTCTCCTCGGCGACCGAGAGCGTCTTTGCTCTGGACGATCCGTCGCCCAACCGCCTTGGGTTCGACCTGGAGCGGGTGATGCGGACCCTGTACCGGATCGACGACTTCCAGCAGGTCTATTTCGTCATCGACAGCCTGGAAGCCCTGAAAGACGAGACGCTCAAGGACTTCGGGCCTGTCTATGCGGCGCTGAAAGGAAAGGACGACCTGGCCATCGAAACCGTCCTGCCGACCGACCAGGTCTTCACCCGCGGCACCCAGGCCTATGCCCAGCGCGGCGGGCGGTTCGCGGCCTGA
- a CDS encoding MFS transporter has translation MTTAAPMSPARRLRNIVGGSAGNLVEWFDWYAYAAFTLYFAPVFFPSEDPTAQLLSAAAVFAVGFLMRPIGAWIMGVYADRKGRKAGLTLSVTLMCTGSLIIGVTPGYGTIGLAAPALLLFARLLQGLSVGGEYGSSATYLSEMAEPHRRGFWSSFQYVTLISGQLIALLLLIVLQNTLSETALASWGWRIPFFVGAGLAVVVFWLRRRLDETHKATEAKDAPKSSAVQLILKHPKEAFMVLGLTAGGTLAFYTYTTYLQKFLVNTSGFSKNTATEISAAALFIFMLLQPTVGALSDRVGRRPVMIAFGVLGVLCTVPIMTTLSTVESPFVAFLLALAGLVIVSGYTAINAVVKAELFPAHIRALGVALPYAIANAVFGGTAEYVALWLKGAGVESVFFWYVTGMIGLSLLTFIRMRDTKHNSLITHT, from the coding sequence ATGACGACCGCAGCGCCCATGAGCCCCGCCCGCCGATTGAGAAATATCGTCGGCGGATCGGCCGGCAATCTGGTGGAGTGGTTCGACTGGTATGCCTATGCGGCTTTCACCCTGTATTTCGCGCCCGTCTTCTTCCCCAGCGAGGACCCGACGGCGCAACTGCTGAGCGCCGCCGCCGTCTTTGCGGTGGGCTTCCTGATGCGGCCCATCGGGGCATGGATCATGGGGGTCTACGCCGACCGCAAAGGTCGCAAGGCGGGGTTGACCCTGTCGGTGACCCTGATGTGCACCGGTTCGCTGATCATCGGCGTGACGCCCGGCTATGGCACCATCGGCCTAGCGGCGCCGGCGCTGCTGCTGTTCGCGCGGCTGTTGCAGGGGCTGAGCGTCGGAGGGGAATATGGATCCAGCGCCACCTACCTGTCCGAAATGGCCGAGCCGCATCGTCGCGGCTTCTGGTCCAGCTTCCAGTACGTCACCCTGATCTCGGGTCAGTTGATCGCCCTGCTGCTGTTGATCGTGCTGCAGAACACGCTCAGCGAGACGGCGTTGGCCTCCTGGGGGTGGCGCATTCCCTTCTTCGTCGGCGCGGGCCTGGCGGTCGTCGTCTTCTGGCTGCGTCGCCGGCTGGACGAGACCCATAAGGCGACCGAGGCCAAGGACGCCCCGAAATCCAGCGCCGTGCAGTTGATCCTGAAACACCCGAAAGAGGCGTTCATGGTGCTGGGTCTGACGGCCGGCGGCACCTTGGCCTTCTACACCTACACGACCTATCTCCAGAAGTTCCTGGTCAATACGAGCGGTTTTTCCAAGAACACGGCGACCGAAATCAGCGCGGCGGCCCTGTTCATCTTCATGCTGCTTCAGCCGACGGTCGGCGCGCTTTCGGACAGGGTGGGACGGCGTCCCGTGATGATCGCTTTCGGCGTGCTGGGGGTGTTGTGCACCGTGCCGATCATGACAACCCTGTCGACGGTCGAGAGCCCTTTCGTCGCCTTCCTCCTGGCGCTGGCCGGGCTGGTGATCGTGTCGGGCTACACCGCGATAAATGCGGTGGTGAAGGCTGAGCTGTTCCCCGCCCACATCCGCGCCCTCGGCGTCGCTCTGCCCTACGCCATCGCCAATGCGGTGTTCGGAGGCACGGCGGAATATGTGGCGCTATGGCTGAAGGGCGCGGGCGTCGAGAGTGTGTTCTTCTGGTACGTGACCGGGATGATCGGGCTGTCGCTGCTGACCTTCATCCGCATGCGCGACACCAAGCACAATAGCCTGATTACGCACACCTGA
- the astB gene encoding N-succinylarginine dihydrolase — MISAVEANADGLIGPTHSYAGLSPGNLASGLNKGEASNPRAAVLQGLDKMKTLADLGLPQFVLPPHERPNIPFLRTLGFAGSDAQVLERAWRSAPSFAAAACSASPMWAANAATVTPSADAADGRVHFTPANLHTNLHRSLEHRQTKRALDALFPDASRFAVHDALPAVAHLADEGAANHVRLCAQHGGRGVNLLVWGREAFEPWDGPFPARQTREASEAIVRRHEAGRPVLAQQSRAAIGGGTFHNDVVCVGALDTLFFHELAFEDTAATQAAIRRAADGLFEPIFVEVSSADLPLADAISSYLFNSMLIQVPGEERLTLICPTETRDNPRSHAVAQALAASNGPIGRVKYVDVRQSMRNGGGPACLRLRVVLTEAELAATNPAMRLSDDLHARLSDWAGRWYRDELRPADLADPDLLVESRGALDELTTVLNLGTDFYPFQRG; from the coding sequence ATGATCAGCGCTGTCGAGGCCAACGCCGACGGTCTGATCGGGCCGACCCATTCCTACGCCGGTCTGTCTCCGGGCAATCTGGCGTCCGGCCTGAACAAGGGCGAGGCGTCGAACCCGCGCGCGGCCGTGCTTCAAGGCCTCGACAAGATGAAGACCCTGGCGGATCTGGGCCTGCCCCAGTTCGTCCTGCCGCCGCATGAGCGGCCGAATATTCCCTTCCTGCGGACCCTGGGCTTCGCCGGTTCGGACGCCCAGGTTCTGGAACGGGCCTGGCGGAGCGCGCCGTCGTTTGCCGCCGCCGCCTGCTCGGCCTCGCCCATGTGGGCCGCCAACGCCGCGACCGTGACGCCCAGCGCCGACGCCGCCGACGGCCGGGTGCATTTCACGCCGGCCAATCTGCACACCAATCTTCACCGCAGCCTGGAGCACCGGCAAACGAAGCGCGCCCTGGACGCCCTGTTTCCCGACGCCAGCCGTTTCGCCGTCCATGACGCCCTGCCCGCGGTCGCGCATCTCGCCGACGAAGGCGCCGCGAACCACGTTCGCCTGTGCGCTCAACATGGCGGTCGCGGCGTCAATCTGCTGGTGTGGGGTCGCGAGGCGTTCGAACCTTGGGACGGCCCCTTCCCCGCCCGTCAGACGCGCGAAGCGTCGGAAGCCATCGTCCGACGACACGAAGCCGGACGGCCGGTCCTGGCCCAGCAATCCCGCGCCGCCATTGGCGGCGGCACCTTCCACAACGACGTGGTCTGCGTCGGGGCGCTGGACACCCTGTTCTTCCACGAGTTGGCGTTCGAGGACACGGCCGCAACCCAGGCCGCCATTCGCCGCGCGGCCGATGGTCTGTTCGAGCCGATCTTCGTCGAGGTCTCGTCCGCCGACCTGCCGCTGGCCGATGCGATCTCGAGCTATCTGTTTAACTCCATGCTGATCCAGGTTCCGGGCGAGGAGCGCCTGACCCTGATCTGTCCGACCGAGACCCGCGACAACCCGCGCAGCCATGCGGTGGCGCAGGCGTTGGCCGCCTCCAACGGTCCGATCGGCCGGGTGAAATATGTCGACGTGCGCCAGTCGATGCGCAACGGCGGCGGACCGGCCTGCCTGCGCCTGCGTGTCGTGCTGACCGAGGCCGAACTGGCGGCGACCAACCCGGCCATGCGCCTGAGCGACGATCTGCATGCACGTCTGTCGGACTGGGCCGGGCGCTGGTACCGCGATGAACTGCGCCCCGCCGATCTGGCCGACCCTGACCTGCTGGTCGAAAGCCGTGGCGCGCTGGACGAGCTGACGACGGTCCTGAACCTCGGAACCGACTTCTACCCCTTCCAGAGAGGCTGA